The sequence CTGGAACTGCAATGGAGCATCTGCAGGAAGGCAGGGAAAATTTCCTTGAAACAGTGGCTCATTTTGCCACAGGTGGAACAAAAGCGTGGAAGATTGCTGAATTTCTCCACACCTGCCCAAGCAGGGTTTTTTACGCCATAAATAAGCTGGCAAGCATCTGCGAGAAACTCACTGCTGAGCTTTGCAGGGGCAAGGTGAATGCCTCTGTCCTGCAATTTGACGAGATAAAGACTTTCTGCAAGAAGAAGGCAGACGAACTCTGGATTTGGACTGGTGTTGAGGCAGTATCAAAATTCTGGCCAGGCTTGCAGGTTGGAGGGCATGATGGAAAGGTTGGCAAGGCACTGATGAAGGAAGTAAAGCAGTCGCTCGCAAATCTTCCGCTTGCAA comes from Candidatus Parvarchaeota archaeon and encodes:
- a CDS encoding IS1 family transposase, which produces MKLKRTYQSFPCPYEDCGADKNKVIWWSWPQGRLMCKECGRTFNLKTGTAMEHLQEGRENFLETVAHFATGGTKAWKIAEFLHTCPSRVFYAINKLASICEKLTAELCRGKVNASVLQFDEIKTFCKKKADELWIWTGVEAVSKFWPGLQVGGHDGKVGKALMKEVKQSLANLPLA